A genomic window from Phocoena sinus isolate mPhoSin1 chromosome 20, mPhoSin1.pri, whole genome shotgun sequence includes:
- the SSTR2 gene encoding somatostatin receptor type 2 produces the protein MDLAYELLNGTQPWLSSPFGLSGSVATANISNQTEPYYDLTSNAVLTFIYFVVCIIGLCGNTLVIYVILRYAKMKTITNVYILNLAIADELFMLGLPFLAMQVALVHWPFGKAICRVVMTVDGINQFTSIFCLTVMSVDRYLAVVHPIKSAKWRRPRTAKMINVAVWGVSLLVILPIMIYAGLRSNQWGRSSCTINWPGESGAWYTGFIIYAFILGFLVPLTIICLCYLFIIIKVKSSGIRVGSSKRKKSEKKVTRMVSIVVAVFIFCWLPFYIFNVSSVSVAISPTPALKGMFDFVVALTYANSCANPILYAFLSDNFKKSFQNVLCLVKVSGTDDGERSDSKQDKSRLNETTETQRTLLNGDLQTSI, from the coding sequence ATGGATCTGGCATATGAACTACTCAATGGGACCCAACCTTGGCTTTCCTCTCCATTTGGCCTCAGTGGCTCCGTGGCTACAGCCAACATTTCAAACCAAACAGAGCCATACTATGACCTGACCAGCAATGCAGTCCTCACCTTCATATATTTTGTGGTCTGCATCATTGGGTTGTGTGGCAACACGCTTGTCATTTATGTCATCCTCCGCTATGCCAAGATGAAGACCATCACCAACGTTTACATCCTCAACCTGGCCATCGCAGACGAACTCTTCATGCTGGGTCTGCCCTTCCTGGCCATGCAGGTGGCTCTGGTCCACTGGCCCTTTGGCAAGGCCATCTGCCGGGTCGTCATGACTGTGGATGGCATCAATCAGTTCACCAGCATCTTCTGCTTGACAGTCATGAGCGTTGACCGATACCTGGCTGTGGTCCACCCCATCAAGTCGGCCAAGTGGAGGAGACCCCGGACAGCCAAGATGATCAACGTGGCTGTGTGGGGGGTCTCTCTGCTGGTCATCTTGCCTATCATGATATATGCTGGCCTTCGGAGCAACCAATGGGGGAGAAGCAGCTGCACCATCAACTGGCCAGGCGAATCCGGGgcgtggtacacaggcttcatcATCTACGCCTTCATCTTGGGGTTCCTGGTGCCCCTCACCATCATCTGTCTTTGCTACCTGTTCATTATCATCAAAGTGAAGTCCTCTGGAATCCGAGTGGGTTCCTCCAAGAGGAAAAAGTCTGAGAAGAAGGTCACCCGGATGGTGTCCATTGTGGTGGCCGTCTTCATTTTCTGCTGGCTCCCCTTCTACATCTTCAATGTCTCTTCGGTGTCCGTGGCCATCAGTCCCACCCCAGCCCTTAAGGGCATGTTTGACTTTGTGGTGGCCCTCACCTATGCTAACAGCTGTGCCAACCCTATCCTGTACGCCTTCTTGTCTGACAACTTCAAGAAGAGCTTCCAGAATGTCCTCTGCTTGGTCAAGGTGAGCGGCACAGACGACGGGGAACGAAGTGACAGTAAGCAGGACAAATCCCGGCTGAATGAGACCACGGAGACCCAGAGGACCCTCCTCAATGGAGACCTCCAGACCAGTATCTGA